One Pyrus communis chromosome 13, drPyrComm1.1, whole genome shotgun sequence genomic window carries:
- the LOC137712832 gene encoding squamosa promoter-binding-like protein 6 isoform X1 yields the protein MESWSCISEGKGFVVSDGTISHTDSLSRSRNGLMGWELKTPCTFMESQGFGELGFPEMVGKHLQNDSIRDAVSTSMSTPNLFFGEDKSSSRISSSIVDSSSRDCSLIDLKLGRLADHRDVHSAKLSKGTPMLSSSGSSTPPKRMRVLGVYPRPAYCQVYGCNKDLSSYKDYHKRHKVCEVHSKTAKVIVNGLEQRFCQQCSRFHLLGEFDDGKRSCRRRLAGHNERRRKPQIGSHPGRAGRFPQSFDGGRFEGNMLTTASFICQEILPTDIPEKYGTGNWCRHIKVEGGTHYRPLSGMPLTNGHLHSKPVFPSYDIGKQYPSFHENGTNPLTASVFSQNGSQYPQDVRGLSSGSHSIFHGIALGSQDFNVFNTTSAVPGLSGISDSGCARSLLSSRSQNSSSYSSGIPFARPLVIPASRKFPSSGMNSGARSHLSPILLSNDCDDTNDFGISDGIIQGSGFANTKDRLPCQDGATIDLLQLSSQLQQVEDQRQSMQAKQ from the exons ATGGAATCTTGGAGCTGTATTTCTGAAGGGAAAGGGTTTGTTGTATCAGATGGAACAATTTCACATACTGATTCACTTTCTAGAAGTAGAAATGGTTTGATGGGTTGGGAATTGAAAACCCCTTGTACTTTTATGGAAAGTCAAGGTTTTGGGGAGTTGGGTTTTCCAGAAATGGTGGGCAAACATTTGCAGAATGATTCAATTAGAGATGCAGTGAGCACAAGTATGTCCACCCCGAATTTGTTTTTCGGTGAAGACAAATCCTCTTCGAGGATTTCGAGCTCCATTGTGGACTCCAGCAGTAGGGATTGTTCACTCATTGACTTAAAACTAGGGAGATTGGCTGATCACAGAGATGTTCATAGCGCTAAATTGTCTAAAGGAACTCCCATGTTGTCTTCATCTGGATCATCAACACCCCCTAAGCGAATGCGCGTTTTGGGTGTGTATCCTCGGCCTGCCTACTGCCAGGTTTATGGTTGCAACAAGGATCTTAGCTCCTATAAGGACTACCACAAGAGGCATAAGGTTTGCGAGGTTCACTCGAAGACTGCAAAAGTTATTGTCAACGGCTTAGAACAGAGGTTTTGTCAACAATGTAGCAG GTTTCATTTGTTGGGTGAATTTGATGATGGTAAGCGTAGCTGTCGTAGGCGCCTTGCAGGACACAACGAGCGGCGGAGAAAGCCTCAGATAGGGAGTCATCCTGGAAGAGCTGGGAGGTTCCCTCAGTCATTTGATg GTGGCAGATTTGAAGGGAATATGTTAACAACTGCATCTTTTATCTGCCAAGAGATACTCCCTACTGACATTCCTGAGAAATATGGAACGGGTAACTGGTGCAGGCACATAAAAGTTGAAGGCGGGACTCATTATAGGCCTTTGTCGGGGATGCCTCTTACAAACGGGCATCTGCATTCAAAACCTGTCTTCCCTTCTTACGATATTGGCAAACAGTATCCCTCATTTCATGAAAACGGTACTAATCCTTTAACTGCAAGCGTATTCAGTCAGAATGGTAGTCAATATCCACAAGACGTGAGAGGCCTAAGTTCCGGTTCACATTCTATTTTTCATGGGATCGCATTAGGAAGTCAAGATTTCAATGTTTTCAACACAACTTCAGCAGTTCCAGGATTATCAGGAATCTCAGACTCTGGCTGTGCTCGCTCTCTTCTGTCATCTCGATCACAGAACTCTTCAAGCTATTCGTCAGGAATTCCTTTCGCACGCCCCTTAGTCATACCAGCCAGCCGTAAATTCCCTTCTTCAGGAATGAATTCTGGAGCTAGGAGTCACCTGAGTCCCATACTGCTATCTAATGATTGTGATGACACCAATGATTTTGGAATCTCAGATGGGATCATCCAAGGATCAGGTTTTGCAAACACCAAAGATCGTCTACCCTGTCAAGATGGAGCCACTATCGACTTGCTTCAACTGTCATCGCAGCTCCAACAAGTAGAGGATCAACGGCAATCCATGCAGGCGAAGCAGTAA
- the LOC137712832 gene encoding squamosa promoter-binding-like protein 6 isoform X2 has protein sequence MGWELKTPCTFMESQGFGELGFPEMVGKHLQNDSIRDAVSTSMSTPNLFFGEDKSSSRISSSIVDSSSRDCSLIDLKLGRLADHRDVHSAKLSKGTPMLSSSGSSTPPKRMRVLGVYPRPAYCQVYGCNKDLSSYKDYHKRHKVCEVHSKTAKVIVNGLEQRFCQQCSRFHLLGEFDDGKRSCRRRLAGHNERRRKPQIGSHPGRAGRFPQSFDGGRFEGNMLTTASFICQEILPTDIPEKYGTGNWCRHIKVEGGTHYRPLSGMPLTNGHLHSKPVFPSYDIGKQYPSFHENGTNPLTASVFSQNGSQYPQDVRGLSSGSHSIFHGIALGSQDFNVFNTTSAVPGLSGISDSGCARSLLSSRSQNSSSYSSGIPFARPLVIPASRKFPSSGMNSGARSHLSPILLSNDCDDTNDFGISDGIIQGSGFANTKDRLPCQDGATIDLLQLSSQLQQVEDQRQSMQAKQ, from the exons ATGGGTTGGGAATTGAAAACCCCTTGTACTTTTATGGAAAGTCAAGGTTTTGGGGAGTTGGGTTTTCCAGAAATGGTGGGCAAACATTTGCAGAATGATTCAATTAGAGATGCAGTGAGCACAAGTATGTCCACCCCGAATTTGTTTTTCGGTGAAGACAAATCCTCTTCGAGGATTTCGAGCTCCATTGTGGACTCCAGCAGTAGGGATTGTTCACTCATTGACTTAAAACTAGGGAGATTGGCTGATCACAGAGATGTTCATAGCGCTAAATTGTCTAAAGGAACTCCCATGTTGTCTTCATCTGGATCATCAACACCCCCTAAGCGAATGCGCGTTTTGGGTGTGTATCCTCGGCCTGCCTACTGCCAGGTTTATGGTTGCAACAAGGATCTTAGCTCCTATAAGGACTACCACAAGAGGCATAAGGTTTGCGAGGTTCACTCGAAGACTGCAAAAGTTATTGTCAACGGCTTAGAACAGAGGTTTTGTCAACAATGTAGCAG GTTTCATTTGTTGGGTGAATTTGATGATGGTAAGCGTAGCTGTCGTAGGCGCCTTGCAGGACACAACGAGCGGCGGAGAAAGCCTCAGATAGGGAGTCATCCTGGAAGAGCTGGGAGGTTCCCTCAGTCATTTGATg GTGGCAGATTTGAAGGGAATATGTTAACAACTGCATCTTTTATCTGCCAAGAGATACTCCCTACTGACATTCCTGAGAAATATGGAACGGGTAACTGGTGCAGGCACATAAAAGTTGAAGGCGGGACTCATTATAGGCCTTTGTCGGGGATGCCTCTTACAAACGGGCATCTGCATTCAAAACCTGTCTTCCCTTCTTACGATATTGGCAAACAGTATCCCTCATTTCATGAAAACGGTACTAATCCTTTAACTGCAAGCGTATTCAGTCAGAATGGTAGTCAATATCCACAAGACGTGAGAGGCCTAAGTTCCGGTTCACATTCTATTTTTCATGGGATCGCATTAGGAAGTCAAGATTTCAATGTTTTCAACACAACTTCAGCAGTTCCAGGATTATCAGGAATCTCAGACTCTGGCTGTGCTCGCTCTCTTCTGTCATCTCGATCACAGAACTCTTCAAGCTATTCGTCAGGAATTCCTTTCGCACGCCCCTTAGTCATACCAGCCAGCCGTAAATTCCCTTCTTCAGGAATGAATTCTGGAGCTAGGAGTCACCTGAGTCCCATACTGCTATCTAATGATTGTGATGACACCAATGATTTTGGAATCTCAGATGGGATCATCCAAGGATCAGGTTTTGCAAACACCAAAGATCGTCTACCCTGTCAAGATGGAGCCACTATCGACTTGCTTCAACTGTCATCGCAGCTCCAACAAGTAGAGGATCAACGGCAATCCATGCAGGCGAAGCAGTAA